In Paenibacillus ihbetae, the following are encoded in one genomic region:
- a CDS encoding PLP-dependent aminotransferase family protein has product MFDILLPEQNEQPLYQQLYSLIRDSIRSGGIANGQRLPSVRSLQHQLNISKTPIETAYQMLTAEGYVISKPRSGLYAVNPDQRGAARAMSSAEADKTTPAASVQGTGYSFPPVQVDFNPTALDPGAFPVRVWNKMLKDSLDHHLHEIGHYGDPQGEYGLRMVVSDYLRNSRGVQSTPEQVVIGAGTAYSIGVLSKMLKDIRAVGFEEPGYSLVRDQFQLNGFQVLPIPVHDTGISIAALKRRQVQLVYVTPSHQFPTGGIMPYPERERLLQWAEDNHAYIIEDDYDGEFRYHGKPIPSLQGLDRSGRVIYAGTFSKVLTPTLRMNYLVLPPELMIRLKKMRQELFFAPSRIEQWAMESFFKEGHWYRHIRRARSLYRKRHRYLIDILHAYLGEHVEISGQNSGLHIQLTVKKPVTSDELIRLAAEHGVRVYDLRKMWIGRTQDTGQYPRLYMGFAGLREEEMDYGIQLLRKAWSLES; this is encoded by the coding sequence ATGTTCGACATTCTTCTACCGGAGCAAAACGAGCAGCCGCTATACCAGCAATTGTACTCCCTCATACGCGACAGCATCCGAAGCGGGGGAATTGCAAACGGGCAGCGGCTGCCTTCCGTCCGATCGCTGCAGCATCAGTTGAATATCAGCAAAACCCCGATTGAGACGGCCTATCAGATGCTGACGGCTGAGGGCTATGTCATCAGCAAGCCTCGTTCCGGCCTGTATGCCGTTAACCCGGATCAGCGGGGAGCAGCGCGAGCTATGAGCAGCGCGGAGGCGGATAAAACTACTCCAGCGGCCTCTGTGCAAGGAACCGGATACAGCTTTCCTCCGGTGCAAGTTGATTTTAATCCGACGGCACTTGACCCAGGGGCTTTTCCAGTGCGTGTCTGGAATAAAATGCTTAAGGATTCGCTGGACCATCATTTGCATGAAATCGGTCATTATGGTGATCCGCAAGGCGAATACGGCCTTCGTATGGTCGTTTCCGATTATTTGCGAAATTCGAGAGGCGTACAATCTACGCCCGAGCAAGTCGTTATCGGTGCCGGCACGGCATACAGCATAGGGGTCCTCTCCAAAATGCTGAAGGACATCCGGGCGGTGGGATTCGAGGAGCCCGGCTACAGCCTCGTCCGTGATCAATTTCAGTTAAACGGCTTTCAGGTCTTGCCGATCCCTGTTCATGATACCGGAATATCGATTGCAGCATTGAAGCGGAGGCAGGTACAGCTAGTGTATGTCACCCCCTCCCATCAATTTCCTACGGGGGGCATTATGCCGTATCCCGAGCGGGAACGACTGCTTCAGTGGGCTGAGGATAACCATGCGTATATTATCGAGGATGACTACGACGGAGAATTCCGTTACCATGGAAAGCCGATTCCTTCCCTCCAGGGTCTGGACCGGAGCGGAAGGGTGATTTACGCGGGAACTTTCTCCAAGGTGCTGACGCCGACGCTGCGGATGAACTATCTGGTTCTTCCGCCGGAGTTGATGATTCGGTTAAAGAAGATGCGGCAGGAGTTGTTTTTTGCACCTTCACGGATTGAGCAGTGGGCTATGGAGTCCTTTTTCAAGGAAGGGCATTGGTACCGTCACATCCGTAGAGCAAGAAGCTTGTACCGGAAACGGCATCGATACCTCATTGACATCCTCCATGCTTATCTGGGCGAGCATGTGGAAATTTCCGGCCAAAATTCCGGTTTGCATATCCAGCTGACGGTTAAGAAGCCCGTCACGTCGGATGAGCTGATTCGCCTAGCGGCGGAACACGGAGTAAGGGTATATGATCTGCGAAAAATGTGGATCGGGCGAACGCAGGACACCGGACAGTACCCGAGATTGTATATGGGATTTGCGGGGCTGCGGGAAGAGGAGATGGATTACGGAATCCAGCTGCTGCGAAAAGCCTGGTCGCTTGAATCATGA
- a CDS encoding thioredoxin family protein has protein sequence MNTSIYLKDKIGQGITIQQFMETMQTREMILSGIPDTKARFTGVYEQFQWQKGEDLNFFTALQEHHRLHVLILCTDWCPDVIWNVPVLFRLMEQSGITAEILLMEEHLETMDLFLTGGGRAQPVALFLNARSGQVLGRWGARPAYIQAVMDQFKRDNPDNEADEYQTRLNDTYRQIGRLYNEGTFYQTVIIQEVKALLQTIAASGIEP, from the coding sequence ATGAACACAAGCATTTATCTAAAAGACAAAATTGGCCAAGGCATAACCATTCAGCAATTCATGGAGACCATGCAGACTCGTGAAATGATTCTAAGCGGCATCCCGGATACGAAAGCTCGATTTACCGGCGTTTACGAGCAGTTTCAATGGCAGAAGGGAGAAGATCTGAATTTCTTCACAGCCTTGCAAGAACACCACCGTCTGCACGTTCTCATTCTCTGCACGGATTGGTGTCCGGATGTCATATGGAACGTTCCGGTTCTGTTCCGTTTGATGGAGCAAAGCGGCATTACGGCAGAAATTCTGTTGATGGAAGAGCATTTGGAGACAATGGATCTATTCTTGACCGGCGGCGGCCGCGCACAGCCTGTAGCCCTCTTCCTTAACGCCCGCAGCGGACAGGTCCTTGGCCGCTGGGGCGCCCGTCCTGCCTACATCCAAGCGGTCATGGACCAGTTCAAGCGCGATAACCCGGACAATGAAGCGGATGAATATCAGACACGCCTTAACGATACATACCGACAGATCGGCCGGCTATACAACGAGGGAACATTCTATCAAACCGTGATCATCCAAGAAGTCAAGGCTCTGCTGCAGACGATTGCCGCATCCGGCATTGAACCATAA
- a CDS encoding GNAT family N-acetyltransferase has product MKEPLDLKDVMISSDSSLLDTAAILRFLHDSYWASRRSESKILDSLKGSVCFGAYYNGRQIGFARVVTDGATVYWLCDVYVDPAYRAQGVGKKLIATITGHPDYRNLFGILATRDAHGLYEQFGFVRDHGKTLTRTPDFLRK; this is encoded by the coding sequence ATGAAGGAACCCCTAGATCTCAAAGATGTCATGATCAGCAGCGACTCTTCCCTGCTGGATACAGCAGCCATTCTAAGATTTCTGCATGACAGCTATTGGGCCAGCCGTCGGTCCGAATCCAAAATCCTCGATTCATTAAAGGGCTCTGTGTGCTTCGGGGCTTATTACAATGGGCGGCAGATCGGCTTTGCCCGTGTGGTCACCGACGGGGCGACCGTGTATTGGTTATGCGACGTCTACGTGGATCCGGCTTACCGGGCTCAAGGCGTAGGCAAAAAGCTAATCGCAACGATTACCGGACATCCGGATTACCGAAACTTATTCGGCATACTGGCAACAAGGGATGCGCACGGGCTGTACGAGCAGTTCGGCTTCGTGCGGGATCATGGCAAGACGCTGACAAGAACGCCGGATTTTTTGCGAAAATAA
- a CDS encoding VOC family protein has product MKPRISVLTLGVDDLERSLKFYRDGLGLPTEGIVGTEFEHGAVAFFDLQSGVKLAIWSRKDLAAEANVPHHAPSSTEMTIGHNVGSKKEVDEVMEQAVKAGATVTVAAQDTFWGGYSGHFLDPDGHLWEVCWNPAWELDD; this is encoded by the coding sequence ATGAAACCGCGTATATCTGTACTAACGCTTGGCGTAGATGACCTGGAGCGATCGCTGAAGTTTTACCGCGACGGCCTCGGCTTGCCGACAGAGGGGATTGTCGGCACCGAGTTTGAGCATGGTGCTGTTGCCTTTTTCGATCTGCAGTCCGGCGTGAAGCTGGCGATTTGGAGCCGCAAGGACTTGGCGGCGGAGGCGAATGTCCCGCATCATGCGCCCAGCTCGACGGAAATGACAATCGGCCATAATGTCGGTAGCAAGAAAGAAGTCGATGAGGTTATGGAGCAAGCCGTGAAGGCTGGGGCAACCGTAACCGTCGCCGCTCAGGATACGTTCTGGGGAGGCTACTCGGGCCACTTCCTTGACCCGGACGGGCATCTGTGGGAAGTATGCTGGAATCCCGCTTGGGAGCTTGATGATTAA
- a CDS encoding arylamine N-acetyltransferase family protein translates to MITDTEIKAYLTRLGILDRKAPTKTFLFELHQAHVERISWQTVDIFAGKPTAMDVRSSIQLMLSRRSGYCFHLNGAFSTLLQALGYNIQWHRGGVQPIGQEPRINGFHLGVTVSLPNDEGQEERWIVDVGLGDMPYEPIPLRYGAYRQGPFTYDLMASGVANGGWRLTHDPANSYEGIDYAPEAVDTLDVFTANHAFYSRSPESPWRELFIVRQRSAKRIHELKGRILKSWDESGMHTTEIDSKAQWREVLADLFYEELVHYSELEREGIWDKITKLHERWLREMEEQNGRAQSI, encoded by the coding sequence ATGATTACAGATACGGAAATCAAGGCGTATTTAACCCGATTGGGAATTCTCGATCGAAAGGCTCCGACAAAAACATTTCTGTTCGAGCTGCATCAAGCGCATGTAGAGCGAATATCTTGGCAAACCGTTGATATTTTTGCGGGGAAACCGACCGCTATGGACGTGCGGAGTTCAATTCAGCTGATGCTGAGCCGGCGCAGCGGTTATTGCTTTCATCTGAACGGTGCGTTCAGCACGCTGCTGCAGGCACTGGGCTATAATATCCAATGGCATCGTGGCGGAGTCCAGCCAATCGGGCAAGAGCCGCGGATTAACGGATTTCATCTTGGGGTTACCGTTAGCTTACCCAATGACGAAGGGCAGGAGGAACGATGGATCGTTGATGTCGGACTAGGCGACATGCCCTATGAACCGATACCGTTACGATATGGAGCATATCGTCAAGGACCTTTCACCTATGATCTTATGGCATCCGGTGTGGCTAATGGAGGCTGGCGTCTGACACATGATCCTGCGAATTCCTATGAAGGGATTGATTATGCTCCTGAAGCGGTTGATACCCTGGATGTATTCACTGCCAACCATGCGTTTTACAGCCGATCTCCCGAGTCGCCTTGGCGCGAGCTGTTCATTGTAAGGCAGCGTAGCGCAAAAAGAATCCATGAGCTAAAGGGTCGGATATTGAAATCCTGGGATGAATCGGGTATGCATACCACAGAGATTGATAGCAAGGCTCAATGGAGGGAAGTGCTGGCCGATCTTTTCTATGAGGAGCTCGTCCATTATTCGGAGCTGGAGCGTGAAGGGATATGGGACAAAATCACCAAACTCCATGAACGTTGGTTAAGGGAGATGGAGGAGCAGAACGGTCGAGCTCAAAGCATATGA
- the csaA gene encoding chaperone CsaA yields the protein MATIEDFLKLDIRVGTVVDAEPFPEARVPAIKMKIDFGPLGIKRTSAQITRRYNAGELIGTQVTAIVNFPPRRIAGFESEVLVLGGVPEKGDVVLLRPEYKLPDGTPIA from the coding sequence ATGGCAACGATCGAGGATTTTTTGAAGCTGGATATCCGTGTTGGAACCGTCGTGGACGCCGAGCCATTTCCGGAAGCCCGCGTTCCGGCGATTAAAATGAAAATTGATTTCGGTCCTCTTGGAATCAAGCGGACAAGCGCCCAAATTACGCGCCGATACAATGCCGGGGAGCTGATCGGCACCCAGGTAACGGCGATCGTGAATTTCCCGCCGAGACGCATCGCAGGCTTTGAATCCGAGGTGCTTGTCTTGGGCGGAGTTCCGGAGAAGGGGGACGTCGTCCTGTTGCGGCCGGAATACAAGCTGCCTGACGGAACCCCGATTGCTTGA
- a CDS encoding helix-turn-helix transcriptional regulator, with protein sequence MRSFIPLQAPLIETSHPDASYCYREYQPSANLSPYVAAYWTLDVRSSVRPPQHRILPDGCVDIIFDLRSRSASECAFVAGVMTAPDAFLMTEDHALFGVRFYSETVRLFTRYPVSEFRNAQVFLHEIWGRDGAEFGERIMTAADTIRRIEQMEVYLSNRLNRADIAHDAILLQGLRYLYDEKGMLSVRSLADKLHYSERTVRRAFQKELGIGPKEMTDIIRFQYLLRELLHARSYRYPDIAAKYGYSDQSHFIHTFKRFYGATPQQVFQAPFSPG encoded by the coding sequence ATGCGATCATTCATCCCGCTGCAAGCTCCGTTAATCGAAACTTCTCATCCGGACGCTTCCTACTGTTATCGCGAATATCAGCCAAGCGCAAATCTGAGTCCTTATGTGGCCGCTTACTGGACTTTAGATGTTCGGTCATCCGTTCGGCCGCCGCAGCATCGCATACTGCCCGACGGATGCGTCGATATCATTTTCGACCTCCGTTCCCGTTCCGCTTCCGAATGCGCCTTCGTGGCAGGGGTGATGACCGCTCCGGACGCTTTTTTAATGACCGAGGATCACGCCTTGTTCGGTGTCCGCTTCTATTCGGAGACGGTTCGTTTATTCACGCGCTATCCCGTCTCGGAATTCAGGAATGCACAGGTGTTTCTGCATGAGATTTGGGGCAGGGATGGCGCTGAATTCGGCGAGCGCATCATGACTGCTGCAGATACGATCCGGCGGATCGAACAAATGGAAGTTTATTTATCGAACAGGCTAAATCGGGCAGACATTGCCCATGACGCGATCCTCCTTCAAGGCCTTCGTTATCTATACGACGAGAAGGGGATGCTAAGCGTCAGATCCCTCGCCGATAAGCTTCATTACAGCGAAAGAACGGTACGTCGGGCTTTTCAGAAGGAGCTGGGCATCGGTCCCAAAGAAATGACGGACATCATCCGTTTTCAATACTTGCTGCGGGAGCTGCTTCATGCCCGGTCCTACCGATATCCGGATATCGCCGCTAAATACGGTTATTCCGACCAGTCGCACTTCATCCACACCTTCAAACGATTCTACGGTGCTACGCCTCAGCAGGTGTTCCAGGCCCCGTTCAGCCCGGGTTAG